In Nostoc edaphicum CCNP1411, the sequence TTGCGCGATCGCGGTTTGATCTATTATCAACTCGGTTACTACCCACAAGCGGTAGACGACTTACAAAAATATTTAGCAAAAGTTCCCGATGCCGAAGATGCATCTGTGATTCGGCGGCTACTTACCGAGTTGGGGAGGGATTAGGGAAGAGGGCAGGGGAAGCAGGGGGCAGGGAGCAGGGGGCAGGGGGCAGGGGGCAGGGAGCAGAGGGAAAGAGGGCAGCAAAACAGGGAGAAGACGGGAAAGAGGTAATTTATTAATTCTCCCCCTGCCCCTCTGCATTTTCTGCCCAATGCCAATGCCCAATTACGAATTTTCCGCGACTCGTTTGAGGCGGCGCAGCTGGGCTTGCATATCTGCTTTTGTCCAAGATGCGGCAAAGGTGTTAAAACCCCAACTTACTAATGGGTTAGGGATATCGTACTCAAAGCGGTTGAGTAGGAGCGTTCCTTTTTCTATGGGTTGACATTCCCAGCGATCGCGTCCTTGAAAAAATCCCTGAAATTCCCAAACTACCAAACCCGGTTGTCGTTCTACAACTACGCTATTCAAAGTGGGTTTTAGTAGAGGAATTTGAATAATAAAACGACTTTCACTGCCGATATCCGTACTCCAAGCTTCGCCTACAGGTTCGCAACGAAGAACGGGGTTGAGCCAGCGGTGCATGAGGGTCAAATCGCTAATACAGCGCTCCACCACCGTAGCTGTAGCATTAATTTGAATCGATTGTTCCAAAACTTGGGACATTCTACTTTTTTATGCTGTTGCTGCACTTAGGATAACCCAAAATCAAGCACTTTCAGCACATTAATTGAGTATTGAGCATTTATCCAAATCATAAAATAAAATGAGTTTACGGGTAATTTGCTGGTAAATTGATAGGCAAAACACTAGTAAACTTACTGGGGTGCAACATTATTCATTCAAACACCCTCTAAGCACCTCATAAGTATCTCCAGTGTTTTTGGTAAACACCTAAAAACCTTAATACCGGAAAACCATGAACACAACTTGGCAGGGAATAACCCAGTTGATAGATATTGGTTTATCGATGAGGGGACAGCAATTTTTGGCACAGTCGCCCAGCCTACAACCGGTGCAACCAGCAGTGAATCAAGGAATCGCTGATGTGCAAGGTATTGTTCAACAGTTGATTCTGTTTACACCCCGTCTACTGGGGGCAGTAGCAATTTTACTAGTAGGTTGGCTAATTGCAGCGATCGCAGCAGCGGTGACGCGAGGAATCCTCAATCGGACAAACATAGATAACCGTATTGCCTCTGGGATAACGGGTCGTCAAGATGTTCCACAGGTGGAGAAAATCATCTCCACTTTAGTTTTTTGGAGCATTATCCTGTTGACGGCGGTAGCTGTTTTACAGACATTGGATCTAGAGATAGCTTCTCGACCCCTGAATAATTTTCTCAATCAACTTATTGGCTTTTTGCCAAAGTTGGTTGGTGCGGGAATCCTTTTGGGAGCCGCCTGGTTTTTAGCGACCATTGTGAAGATTATCACTGTCCGTTCATTACAGGCATTCAATCTGGATGAGCGTTTGAATCCAGAACCAGAAGACAGGACACCCAGCCTTAATCAGCTGTCTCTAAGTGAGACAATTGGCAATGCTCTGTATTGGTTTATATTTTTACTGTTTCTCGCACCAGTTTTAGATACTCTCGGACTCAGGGAGGCTCTACAACCAGTACAAGCTCTAATTACAGAAGTTCTGCTAATTCTGCCGAACATTTTAGCGGCAATATTAATTGCTGTAGTTGGCTGGTTCATAGCTAATGTGGTAAGGCGGATTGTGACGAACTTGTTGGCGACAACTGGGATCGATCATTTAGGTAGTCGGTTGGGATTATCTGCGTCTGCGGGAGTGCAGCCTCTATCGAATATTCTCGGCACAGTTGTCTATGTTTTGATTTTGATTCCTGTGGCGATCGCAGCTCTCAATGCTTTGGGAATTGCTGCGATATCCGTACCCGCGATCGCAATGCTGCAACAGGTTCTCAACGCCCTACCTGCTATCTTCACAGCCATAGCAATTTGGATTGTTGCCTATTTTGTTGGGCGGTTTGTCGCAGATTTGGTGACAAGTATCCTCACCAATTTAGGCTTTAATAACATTTTCACGATTTTGGGTCTGACAACACCCACTAGACGAATCGAAATTTCAACAGAACCAACAGTTGAACCTACTCCAACTCGCACTCCATCGGAAATTGCAGGTATTGTTGCCTTAGTGGGTATCATGCTGTTTGCTACGGTGGCGGCGGTGAATATCTTGAATATTCCAGCCCTGACAGCATTAGTGTCTGGAATTGTGATTATATTCGGGCGGATTTTAGCAGGATTGGTGATCTTTGCCATTGGCTTATTCCTAGCAAATCTGGCTTTTAAGATCATTACCAGTTCTGGCGATCGACAAGCACAGATTTTAGGTCAAGTGGCGCGGATTGCCATCATTACCTTAGTCTCTGCAATGGCACTGCAACAGATTGGAGTTGCCAGTGATATTGTGAATTTGGCCTTTGGACTTTTATTAGGTGCGATCGCAGTTGCTATTGCCCTAGCCTTTGGTCTAGGAGGGCGCGATATTGCAAGAGAGCAAGTTCAAGAATGGCTAAACTCTTTCAAAGGTAGAAACTAAAAATTGATGAAGGCGCAACTTCATCTGTAAATCTCGGAAAGTGCAGCCGTAAGCATCAATAATAGTGCATAACATCTATCGGCAATTTTAACTAAGAGCTTGAAAGTTAGAGCTAAATACGGTTTAGATAAGACTCGATCCCCCCAACCCCCTTAAAAAGGCTACCGTGTACACACAAGTCGAATTACCCCCCTTAATCCCCCCGATGCATTGGGGGGAAACAACAGAATCTTGTTCCCTCCCCTTTACAAGGGGAGGGTTAGGGTGGGGTAATTCGAGGACTGGTAGTTGATTCGATAACTTGTGTATATACCGTAGCTTAAAAAGGGGGGGGCTAAGAATGGCTCTATTTCCCCCTTTTTAAGGGGGACTAAGGGGGATCTTTAAGAACTATGCACCTTAACCGAACCTATTGAGTTGGAGCAAGGAGACAGGAGGCAGAAAGCCTGACGCTCACGGACTCGCTAAGACTCCGCTATCTGCCCCCGGCCTTACTCGATAAACCATCAAAGTGTAATTGAATGAACCAGAGCAATCTATCGTTACCATCTGGGTGTGTCCTTCGCAAAGCAATCTCTGCGGATCAGTGGTCGATTCGATTGTTGGTATTCTCAGCGAAACTCGACCCAACCCAATTAAATTGGCAGCAATTTTGGGTAATTGAATGCGATGGAAATCT encodes:
- a CDS encoding SRPBCC family protein; translated protein: MSQVLEQSIQINATATVVERCISDLTLMHRWLNPVLRCEPVGEAWSTDIGSESRFIIQIPLLKPTLNSVVVERQPGLVVWEFQGFFQGRDRWECQPIEKGTLLLNRFEYDIPNPLVSWGFNTFAASWTKADMQAQLRRLKRVAENS
- a CDS encoding mechanosensitive ion channel; this translates as MNTTWQGITQLIDIGLSMRGQQFLAQSPSLQPVQPAVNQGIADVQGIVQQLILFTPRLLGAVAILLVGWLIAAIAAAVTRGILNRTNIDNRIASGITGRQDVPQVEKIISTLVFWSIILLTAVAVLQTLDLEIASRPLNNFLNQLIGFLPKLVGAGILLGAAWFLATIVKIITVRSLQAFNLDERLNPEPEDRTPSLNQLSLSETIGNALYWFIFLLFLAPVLDTLGLREALQPVQALITEVLLILPNILAAILIAVVGWFIANVVRRIVTNLLATTGIDHLGSRLGLSASAGVQPLSNILGTVVYVLILIPVAIAALNALGIAAISVPAIAMLQQVLNALPAIFTAIAIWIVAYFVGRFVADLVTSILTNLGFNNIFTILGLTTPTRRIEISTEPTVEPTPTRTPSEIAGIVALVGIMLFATVAAVNILNIPALTALVSGIVIIFGRILAGLVIFAIGLFLANLAFKIITSSGDRQAQILGQVARIAIITLVSAMALQQIGVASDIVNLAFGLLLGAIAVAIALAFGLGGRDIAREQVQEWLNSFKGRN